A genomic region of Choristoneura fumiferana chromosome 17, NRCan_CFum_1, whole genome shotgun sequence contains the following coding sequences:
- the LOC141437480 gene encoding flexible cuticle protein 12-like, which yields MKAFIILALVAVAAADVSHLRHAASGAEKDAAVLSQQSDVGIDSYQQSFETSNGIQHQESGQLKNPGRDEEALNVQGSTQYNSPEGTPIRLDFTADENGYHPVGAHLPTPPPTQAIPPAILRALEYIAAHPPPPESQVRAQAPQVPRRF from the exons ATG AAGGCCTTCATTATCCTCGCCCTGGTCGCCGTGGCTGCGGCCGACGTATCCCACCTACGTCACGCTGCTTCTGGCGCCGAAAAGGACGCTGCAGTTCTTTCCCAGCAATCTGACGTTGGTATCGATTCATATCAACAGAGCTTCGAGACCAGCAATGGCATCCAGCACCAAGAGAGTGGACAGCTGAAGAATCCTGGACGG GACGAAGAAGCTTTGAACGTACAAGGCAGCACCCAATATAACTCTCCCGAAGGTACCCCTATCAGGTTGGACTTCACTGCTGACGAGAACGGATACCATCCAGTG GGTGCCCACCTCCCCACTCCTCCCCCCACTCAGGCTATCCCTCCGGCCATCCTCCGCGCTCTGGAGTACATCGCCGCGCACCCGCCACCACCAGAAAGCCAAGTCCGCGCGCAAGCTCCTCAGGTGCCAAGGAGATTCTAA